GGTAGACTCGGTCCCCGCGGCGGCGACCCGGCATCGGGGGCTGGGCCGCCGGACTCCTCTGACCGACCGACCTGACGAGGCACGATGAGCATCAGCACCCCGGGCGGCCCGCAGCGCCGCCCGACCGTGGTCAGCACCGGTAAGAAGCCGGCGGCTGGTCGGCCGGCCGCCGGCGACAAGCCGACCGGCGACAAGACCGGGTCCGGCAAGCCGGCGACCCCCCGCTCCGGCGGTGGCAAGGGCCCCCGCAAGCCGATCACCCCGGTGAAGGTCAGCCAGGGGCGCTCCTGGGGGCCGATCGCCCTCTTCGTCGCCGTGGGCGTGCTCGCCACCTCGATCATCGGCTTCGGCGCCTGGGCGACCTTCAAGGGCAGCCAGTCGTGGCAGGACAAGGCTGCGGCGATCGACGGCGTCGTCAACTTCCGGGAGAGCGACCCGGAGAGCATCGCCAACCAGGAGCACCGGGCCGGCAAGATCGAGTACCCGCACAGCCCGCCGGTCGGCGGCCCGCACAACAACACGTGGCAGCGCTGCCAGGGTGACGTCTACACCGCGCCGATCGCCAACGAGCACGCGCTGCACAGCCTGGAGCACGGCGCGGTCTGGATCACCTACCGCCCCGACCTGCCCGAGGCGGACGTGGCGAAGCTCGCCGACATCATCCGCGGCAACGACTTCATGCTGATGAGCCCCTACGAGGGCCTCGACAAGCCCGTCTCGATCCAGGCGTGGGGCTACCAGCTCAAGGTCGACGACGCCGGCGACTCCCGGCTGAAGGAGTTCGCCACCGTGCTGGCACAGAACGCCTCGATGGAGCCGGGCGTGCCCTGCTCCTCCGGCAACTACACCACCGGCACCGGCACCGAGCCGCGCGAGATGCAGCCCACGCAGGGCGGCTGACATGCCCACCGCCGTGCAGGACCCACCGGTGACCGAGCAGACGGGCGGGGCAGCACCCCGCCCGGCCTCCCGGACCCTGCGGTACCTGACGCTGGCCGTGACCGCGCTGATGCTGCTCGCCGTCGGGTGGACGGCTGCCACGCTGGCCGCCGGGCGGACGCCGGGTGAGGAGTCGGCCGAGGCCGGCTTCGCCCGGGACATGTCCCGGCACCACGCGCAGGCGGTCGAGATGGCCATGCTCGCGTACGCCAAGGGGCAGGATCCGGCGATCCGGCAGATGGGGTACGACATGGCCCTCACCCAGCAGGCGCAGATCGGGCACATGCAGCGCTGGTTGCAGGAGTGGGACCTGCTGCCCACCGGCACCCGGCCGGCGATGGAGTGGATGCCGGACGGCGTACGGGTGGACGCGAACGGGCTGATGCCCGGCATGGCCACCCGGGAGCAGATCACCCAGCTCCACGAGGCCCAGGGTGCCGAGGTCGACCGTCTCTTCATCGACCTGATCATCAAGCACCACCTCGGCGGGATCCACATGGTCGACGGGCTCCTCAAGACGTCCGACCGGGCCGAGGTGGTCCGGATGGCCGAGGCCATGAAGCAGGCGCAGCAGAAGGAGATCAACGAGCTCCGGAAACTCCAGCAGGCCGCCGGCTGATACCGGGACGGTCCGCGACCGCCGCAACACGTGTACGACCGGAGAGGGGCCCCGCCGGAACACCGGCCGGGCCCCTCGCCCGTCCGCAGGTCAGCCCCGAGCGTGCCCCACTTGTCCGATAGACACTTTTAGTACTTTCTGAACTAATTACCGAGCTTGACAACCTTTCTCCCCACATATCGTGACCAGTTGGGATTCGGGCTCGTTGCGCAGGACGTGGGGGTTGCACTCAGAGACGCACGGCGTTCGGTCACCAGTTGGTGCCGACGCCACACCATCGGCGGTGACGGGACGGTGGCAGCCGTCCGTCGCGGACAGCGGCAGAGCGAGTCGGGAGCGCTCAGCCGCGAGCAGGAGCTGGAACTCATCGACACCCTGCGGGGCGTCCACCCCGACGAGTTCGGGCTGGACGAGGAACTCTGGACTCGCCAGAGTCTGCACACCCTGATCGAGCAGCACTTCGGGCTGACCCTGGACGCCGGGGTCGTCGGGGCGTACCTGCGGGCCTGGGGGCTGGGCCCCCGCGAGCCGCGCGAGCGCGCCTGCGGGCTCTGCGTCGGCGCGGTCGAGCGGTGGGTACGCGGCGAGTACCCGGCCATCACCCGGGCCGCCCAGGAGCACCTCGCCGAGGTCTACTGGCTCGGCCGGGTACGCCTCCGGGGCACCATGCCGGCAGCCGACGTGATCTCGGCGGTCTCCTCGCGCGGCCGGGTGCGGTTCATGGTCACCACGCCGTCGGTGGATCCGGCACTACCCCGGGACTTCGTGCTCCGCCTCAGCGGCACCGAGCAGCGCACCGTGCACCTGATCGTGGACGGCTCCTGGGCCCGCAACGAGTGGCCCCGCCGCCTCCCCCGACGCATCGTGCCCCACCCCCTCCCCAGCTGCGGCCGCACCCAAGCCGCCTGACCCACCCCACCCCGTCCCCGTCCCCGCCCCCTCTCGCTGCGTTGATCAAGAGGTTTTGGCCTTCGGAATAGCCCGTCGAGTACCAAAACCTCTTGATCAACCGGACGACGCGGGGGTGGGTGTAAGGGTGGGGTCGGGGTGCCGGTTCGGCGATCGAAGGGTGAGTTTGCTAGTCTTCTCCAGTCGCTGAGCCCCCGTAGCTCAGGGGATAGAGCACCGCCCTCCGGAGGCGGGGGCGCAGGTTCGAATCCTGCCGGGGGCACCAGAGCAGACCAGCACGAGCAAGGCCGTTGACCAGAGATTCCCGGTCAGCGGCCTTTTTCGCGCCCAGCGGGCAGCACCGGACACGCACCGACCACGGCTGGATCGCCCTTCCGGGCCGTGACGACCCCCGATCGGCGGTCAGTACGGGGATGCGTGCCGACACTATGCTGTGAGCACCTCGCCACTCTGCGGAAGGGCTGCCGGTGCCCCGGGTGAACGTACGGTGGTCGCGGATCTCGGCCACCGAGAAGGCGTCCTACGGTGGTGCGGCGATCGCGGCCTCGGCCACGGTGGCGGTGGCGGTCGTGCAGGGCGCGGTGCCGTTGCTCGCCGGGCAGGGCGGTACGATCGCGGTCGCGGTGGTGTCGTTCCTCGCCGGGGTGGCCGTCACCGGCGCGACGGTCGCGGTGGTCGCCACCGTACGCCGACGATCCCTGGCCGGCGACGGACCGGAGTTCGACGTCTTCGTCTCGACGCCGATGGCCTCCCTGCCAAAGTCGGAGTACCCGGCCCACCGCCGACAGATCATGACGCTGATCCGGGAGATCGAGCAGCGCGCCGGGCTGAGCTGCTACTACGCCGGACGGGACCGTCCCGAGATCGCCGACTTCCCCGCCGTCGACCTGGGGTTCCGGGACGAGTTGCGGGCGCTGACCCACAGTCGACACTTCCTGCTGGTGCTGCCCGTGTCGAATCCGTCGAGCGCGCTTGTCGAGGCCGGGGTGGCGATCGCCCTGCGCACACCGTCCATCTATTTCAGACACACGTCCGCGGTGCTGCCGTTCCTCCTCCGGGGAGCGGCCAACTCCAATCATCCGGACATACCCCGGATCCGGGTCTACGAATACGCTGATTTCAGCGAGTTGGCGACCCTGGTCCGGGTCAACGGCAAGGGCCTTTTCGAGAGCCACACCTGACCAGCACGATCGGAACGTGGATGTCGAACATCTCGGGCGCCAAGAAACTCTTCGTCATCATGCCGTTCGGTCTGAAGCGGCTGCCCTCCGGCCTGATGCACGACTTCGACCGCTTCTATCACGGGATCCTCCGCCCGGTGGCTCAGGACGCCGGGTGGTCGGTGTTCCGCGCCGACGAGATCACCGAGCCGGGCACCATCGTCAACCAGGCGTTCCGGCACCTCCAGGCCGCCGACGTGGTGGTCGCCGACATCAGCTCGCCCAACGGCAGCGTCTACTACGAGTTGGGCGTGCGGCAGGCCATCTCGCCGGGCAAGACGATTCTCGTCGCGGTGCACGGCACCGAGTTGCCGTTCGATCTGAAAAGCCAGCGGGTGCTCTTCTACAGCCCACAGTTCGACCAGGATCCACGGTTCCGGTTCGCGTACCGCGAGGCGCTCATCTCGGACAGCCCGCACGTCCACAATCCGGTCCGGGACGCGTTGAGCGACCTCGGGTTGAACTTCCATCCGCGTACCGACCGGGTCGCCTTCGAGCAGGAACTGCACCACAAGATCGAGCGGAGCCGCAACATCGAGCAGTTGCTCGCGGTCTGGCACTGGGCGCGGCAGTCGGGTGACCTGCCGACCGGGGCGTTGCTGTCGTTGAGCAACCGGTTGGCCGCCGAGGGCGACTACGCCAGCGCGGTGCAGGTCCTCGACGCCGCCTTCCCTGAGGCTGACGGCGACTGGGAGGTGCACCGGCAGCGCGGCTTCTACCTGCGCAAGCTGACCCGGCTCGACGCGGCCGAGGTGGCGCTGAACCGGGCGTACGAGCTGAACCCCTCGGACCCGGAGACGCTCGGCATGCTCGGCGGCGCACTGAAACGTCAGGGCCGGTACGCCGAGGCGCTGCGCCTCTACCAGCAGGGTGCCACCCTCTCCCCCACCTCGTTGTACCTCGCGGTGGCCTGCGCCGGCATGCTGGCCATCGCCGATCCCGGCAACCCCGAACCGGCGCTCGCCCGGTACCGGCAGTTGCTCGACGAGATCGACTCCCGCCCCGGGCAGGAGACCGACTCCTGGGCGAACCTGGTCCGGGCCGAGGCACACTTCGTGCTGGGCGACGTGGAGGCGGCCCGCCGCTTCGGGCGGGCGGCGGTCCGGTACGGCGCGGAACGGCTGCACCTGGAGTCGACCGCCGACCAGATTCTCATGCTGCACGCCAACGGCCTGCCGCTGCGCGACGCGGACGGTTTCGCGCGCTGGCTGGTTGACGGGGCCAGGGATCCGGCGTCCACGACCGTGGAGGAGCGGGGCGCACCGGCGACCGATCCGGACTTCCCCCGTCGGATGATCTTCCACATCTCCGACGTCCACTTCGGATCGATCACCGAGGGCGGCAGCCGCATCGACGTGCACCGGTTCGCCGACACCGAGAACTCCGACCGGCTCAGCGTCGAGCTGACCCGGGAGTTCCACGGCGCCCTCAAGCGGTCGGGCTGCGCCGCCTCCGACGCCGTCCTGGTGGTCTCCGGCGACTCCACCTACACCGGACGGCAGGACGAGTTCGACCTGGTCCGGCAGTTCCTCACGGAGCTGTGCGAGAACACCGGGATGGACCGCAGCCAGGTGGTGCTGGTCCCCGGCAACCACGACATCGACTGGCTCCAGACCAAGTCGAACCGGGCCAACCGCTTCGACAACTACCTCACCTTCGCGCACCAGTTCTATGGCGAGGAACTGTTCCACGAGGTCTATCCCCGCATCGAGTGGGACCTGCGGACCTCGGGCACCCGGCCGGAGGCGAGGGAGATCGTCTATCGGCGTACCGACCGGACGATGACCGTCGTCGGGTTGAACTCCTGCATCTTCGAGGACGACCAGAACCACTACGGCTACATCGGCAAGCGTCAGCTCGACATCGTCAAGGACCTGCTGGAGCAGGAGCCGCCGGAGAACGTACGGGTCGCGGTCATGCACCACCACCTGCACCCCTTCCCCGAACCGCTGGAGCCGCGACGGGGTGACGCGGTCGTGCTCGACCTGTCCACCGTCCGCGACGCCGGGCTGGTGGAGCAGCGCCTGGAGCGGCTCGGCTTCTCGCTGCTGCTGCACGGGCACAAGCACAAGCCGCAACTGCGCGAGACGCTGGTGCGGATCCCGCAGAACGACTCCAGCGTGACGCCCCGCCCGCTGATCGTCTCCGGCTGTGGCAGCACCGGAGTCAGCCAGCACGAACTGGAGCACAACCAACCGAACCACTTCGCCGTCCTGGAACTGGCCCAGCCGGTCCGGGTGCCGGGTGCCGACTTCCTGGTCATCGAGTGGCGCGAGCTGGCCGTGGCACCGGGCGCCGAATGGGTCACCAAGCAGCGCTGGACCATCAAGGGCTGACCTCGCCCGGTGCCTCCGCGAGGGCCGGGTCCGCGCACGTGCCGGTCGCCGAGGGGCCTGTTGGGGACGGGACCTTGGTCCTGCCCGGCTCAGGTGTTCCGGCCCGGGTGCCGGAGCCCCGGCGCGGGGGATGGTGATCCCGTAAGAAGCTGACTGCGGAGGCGACGATGACCATCCACCACGGCACCCGACGATCGATCGAACGGCCGCTGGAGCACGCCGAGATGCCCGGCGCCATGCTCACCGTCACCGCCGCGCGGGCGCTGGCCGTGCTGCGGGTCGCCACCGGCCTGATCTTCCTCTGGGCCTTCCTCGACAAGACCTTCGGCTTCGGGTACGCTACCCCGGCCGAGCGGGCCTGGATCAACGGTGGCTCCCCCACCCGGGGCTTCCTCGCCAACGTGGAGGTGGGCCCGTTGCAGTCGATCTCCCACACGATCGCCGGCACCTGGTGGGCCAACGTGCTGTTCATGGTCGGTCTGGCCGCCATCGGCGTCGCCCTGGTGGCCGGTGTCGGGCTGCGCGTCGCCGCCGCCTCGGGCACCGTGATGATGGCGCTGATGTGGCTGGCCGAGTTCCCGCTTGCCCGGTTCACCGCCGCTGGCGACCCGACCGGCTCGACCAACCCGCTGGTCGACTACCACCTGATCTACGCGGTGGCGCTGATCGCCCTCGCCGCCGCGTACGCCGGACACACCTGGGGTCTGGGGCGGATCTGGGCCCGCCTGCCCTTCGTGCAGCGGCACCGCTGGATGATCTGACGCCCCGACCGACGCCGGGCCGGACCGCCTCCAGGGTCCGGCCCGGCGTCGTGTCGGCACCTGTCGACGAACCCGCACCGTCTTCCGGCGGACCGGACCCGGCACAGCACCAGGCGGACCGGACCCGCACCGCACCGCACCGGGCAGACCGGACCTCAGCCCGACTCTCCGGAACGGGTTCCTCGGCGCGTCGGTCCTCTGCTGCCGCCCTCGGCGCGCCGGCCCGTCACACCGTCCTCAGCCGCCCTCGGCGCGCCGGGCGCGGGCCCGGCGCCGGCCCTCGTGCATGGCCTGCACCCGGGGTACCGGGATGGTCCGCCCCTCCTCGACCAGGTCGGCCGGGAGCGGCTGCGGGGACGGCATCGCCTCGGCCCACGGGTCACCGTCCGCGAGCAGGCCGGGCACCGTCCGGATGGTGAAGTCCGCCGGGGCCACCGACTCCAGGTCGGCCCAGGGCACCGGGAAGGAGACCGGCACACCGGGCCGCAGCCGGGCGCTGTAGACGGACACGACGGTGGCTCCGCCGGACCGGGTCGGGTCCACGAAGACCTTGCCGGCCCGGTCCTCCCGGATGAACGCGGTGGTGGCCAGCGCCGGGTCGAGCCGTTCCGCACGGGCCGCGAGGGCCCGGGTGGCGGCGGCCAGTTCCTCGGCGTCCGGACCGGCCGCGATCGGCACGAAGACGTGTACCCCCTTGGCGCCGCTGGTCTTCACCGCACCGGTCAGCCCGGCGTCGGCGAGGGCCTGGCGGACCAGCAGGGCGGCGGCCACCCCGGCGCCGAAGCCGCCGTCGGAGGGTGGGTCGAGGTCGAGCACCAGGTGCGTGGGACGGCTCAGGTCGTCGACCACCGCCAGCGTCGGGTGGTACTCCACCGCGCGCTGGTTGGCGAACCAGAGCAGGGTACGGCGATCGTCGCAGAGCGCGTACGCGATCTCGCGGTGGGACGCCTCGGCCCAGACCGGCGTCCGGCGTACCCAGTCGGGGGTGTAGCGGGGCAGGTTCTTCTGCATGAACGGCGGCTGCCCGGGGCGTACCCGGACCACTGACAGCGGCCGTCCGCGCAGGTGCGGGACGAGCCGGTCGGCGACCGCGTCCAGGTAGTCGACCAGGTCCCGTTTGATCGCGCCGGACCCGTCGAAGAGCGCCTGATCGAGGTTGGTCAGCGCCACGCCGTCCCTGGTCTCGTCCCCCCGACTCATCCGCCCACCATCCCGCCGCCGCGACACGCGGTCAACCGGAACGCGCCGATCCGCCTACGCACTCAGCTCGAAAGGCGCACTGGCGCACTGGGGCGCGGACGGTCGGCTCGACTCACCCGCGGGACGGGGCACCCGGCTCCGCCCAGCTCACCCGCTCAGGCCAGTCGTTCGCCGGCGGCGACCGTGGCGAGCAGTCGGGCGGTGTGCGCACGGATCGCCGCGTACACAGCGGAGCCGTAGCTGATCCGGGCCACGCCGAGCGAGGCGAGTTCGGCGAGCGTCGGTGCCGCCGGGCGGGCCAGCACGTTCACCGGTCCGGGCACCTCCGCCACGAACGTCCGCAGGTCGGCGGCGTCGGCGAGCACGATCGGATAGACGCAGTCCGCACCGGCCGCCAGGTAGCGGCGGGCCCGGCGGATCGCCTCGGCGAGTCGCCGGGCCGGGTCGCCGGCCTGCTGGAGGAAGACGTCCACCCGGGCGTTCAGCACCACCGGTACGCCGGCAGATCCGGCCGCCGCCCGGATCTCGGCCAGCAGGTCGGCCTGCTTCTCGGTGTCCACCATCGCGCCGCCGGCCGGCTCGGAGTCCTCCAGGTTGAGCCCGACCGCGCCAGCGTCGAGCAGGCGCTCGACCAGTTCCGCCGGAGGCAGGCCGTACCCCCGCTCCAGGTCGGCGGTGACCGGCACGGTCACCGCACGGGCGATCCTGGCCACCGCCGCGAACATCTCGGCCGGTGGGGTGCGCTCGCCGTCGGCGTAGCCGAGCGACTCCGCGACGGCGGCGCTGCCGGTGGCGACAGCGGGGAATTCGGCGTCGGCCACGGCCCGAGCCGAGCCGGCGTCCCAGGCGTTGGGCAGGACGAGTGGTTCACCGGGACGATGCAGCGCGCGCAGTGCCGCCGCCCGATCGATCGCGGTAGAGGTCATAGCGCGATTCTGGGCATCGGACGGGCGGGAGCCCGAGAGCCAATCACACCCGGGTGGTTGTGGCGAAGACCACTGATCTGACCGATCGGTCAGCCTCTGACCGATCGGTCAGGCATGCTGGCTGCCATGGCCCGCCCGACCCAGCAGACCCACGACGAGATCCTGGCCGCCGCCACCCGGCGGTTCGCCGCCACCGGCTACCGGGGCACCTCGTTGCAGGACATCGCGCGCGAGGTCGGCTGCTCCAAGGCGGCGGTGCTCTACCACTTCGCCAACAAGGAGGCGATCCTCACCGAACTGATGGCGCCCGCCGTCGAGGTGTTGCAGGCGCTGGACGACCGGATCGCGGCGCAGGCCGACCCCGCCCGCGCCCAGCAGGTCGCCACCGAGGGCTTCGTCGACCTCGCCGTCCGGTTCCGTGGCGAGATCGCCCTGCTCCGCGGCGAGTTCCCCGAGCTGCTGCAACAACCCGACTTCGCGCACATCCACGAGATCTCCGAGCGGCTCATCGCCGCCCTGGCCGGACGCTCGTCCCGGGACTCGGCCCGGATCTGCGCGCTGGTGCTCCTCGCCGGCATCGCGGAGACCTGCGGACAGTTCGCCGAGGTGTCCGACGAGGACCTGCGGGCCGCCCTGCTCGCCCTGCTGCGACGGGCGCTGGAGCCCGTTCACTGACCCGTTCCACCATTCACTGAACCGAGGGAAAGGACCTCATGGCGACCCTGCTCTACCGGCTTGGCCGGGGTTCGATGCGCCGACGGCGGCTCGTGGCCGCGATCTGGCTCGTCGTACTCGTCGGGCTCGGCCTGGCCGCAGCGACCCTGCGCGGCCCGACGGCCAGCAACTTCACCATGCCCGGGACCGAGTCGCAGCGCGCTCTCGACCTGCTCGCCGAGCAGTTCCCGGCCGCATCCGGTGCCACCGGCACGATCGCCGTCAAGGCGCCCACGGAGGGACAACTCGGCACACCCGAAGGCCAGGCGGTGGTCCAGTCGATCACCCAGGAGGCCACGGCGGTTCCCGGCGTCCTCGCCGCCGTCGATCCGTTCCAGGTCGGCGCCGTGTCGCCGGACGGCCGGTACGCCCTGATCCAGGTGCAGTTCGGCGGTGGCTCCGACGCGATCACCGACGAGCAGCGCGAGGCGTACGAGCAGGTCGGCACCCAGGCCGAAGGCCAGGGCTGGCAGGTCGCGCCCGGCGGTGAGGTGCTGAACGCCGAGCCCGAGGTGGGCTCGACCGAGGCGATCGGTGTCGCGGTCGCCCTGGTCGTTCTGGTGATCACCTTCGGTTCGCTGGTGGCGGCCGGGATGACCATGCTCAACGCGCTGATCGGTGTCGGCGTCGGCATGGCCGGTCTCTTCGCGCTCAGCAGCGTGGTGGAGCTGACCAGCACCGCGCCGATCCTCGCGCTGATGCTCGGCCTCGCCGTCGGCATCGACTACTCACTGTTCATCACCTCCCGCTACCGGCAGAACCTCCTCGAAGGACTGCCCGCCGACGAGGCGATCGGTCGAGCGGTCGGCACCGCCGGATCGGCGGTGGTCTTCGCCGGGGCCACCGTGGTCATCGCCCTCGCCGGCCTGTCGGTGGTGAACATCCCGTTCCTGACCGTGATGGGTCTGGCCGCGGCCGGCACGGTGACCGTGGCCGTGCTGGTGGCGATCACCCTGCAACCGGCCCTGCTCGGCTTCGCCGGCCGCCGGGTGCTGCCCCGCAAGCTGCGTACGGCCGCACCGCAGGCCGCCGACGGCGACCAGAGCACGCCGGAGCCGACCGAGAGCGGTGCGGGCACCGACGTGGCCGCCGTCACCGGCGAGGACCGGTCGACGTTCGGGTTCCGCTGGGCGGCGTTCCTCACCCGCTTCCGGATCCCGGTGATCCTGGCCGGCGTGATCGGTCTCGGCCTGCTCGCGCTGCCCGCGCCGGACATGCGTCTGGCCCTGCCCGACGCCGGCACCGCGCCGGCCGGTTCGGCTCCCCGGGTCGCCAACGACCTGATCACCGAGGGCTTCGGGCCGGGCTTCACCGGCCGTCTCGCGGTGGTCGTGGCCGGCGACGACGCGCAGGCCACCGCCGCTGCTGTGCCGCAGGTGGCGAACCTGGTGCAGAACACCGAGAACGTGCTGGCGGTGGCTCCGCCGCAGCTCAGCCCGGACGGCCGGACCGCGCTGCTCGGGGTGATCCCGCTGACCGGCCCGACCGACCCGGCCACCGAGACGATGGTGCACGACATCCGTACGGCGGTCGACGGCGTCCAGGGCGCCGACGTGCTGCTGACCGGCGTGACCGCGATCGGCATCGACATCTCGGAGAAGCTCTCCGACGCGATGCCGGTCTATCTGGGCCTGGTGGTCGGCCTGTCGATCCTGCTGCTGATGCTGGTGTTCCGGTCGGTGCTGGTGCCGGTCAAGGCGGCGCTGGGCTTCCTGCTCACCGTGGCTGCCACCTTCGGTCTCACGGTGGCGGTGTTCCAGCAGGGGCACCTGGCGGGCCTGCTCGGCCTGGACACCCCGGGCCCGCTGATCAGCTTCCTGCCGATCCTGCTCATCGGCATCCTGTTCGGCCTGGCCATGGACTACGAGGTCTTCCTGGTCTCCCGGATGCGGGAGGACTTCGTCCACGGTGACACCGCCCAGCAGGCCACCATCAACGGGATGGGGCACGGTGCCCGGGTGGTCACCGCCGCCGCGCTGATCATGACGTCGGTCTTCGGCGGCTTCGTCTTCCTCGACGACCCGGTCATCAAGTCGATGGGCTTCGCGCTGGCGGTCGGTGTGGCCATCGACGCCTTCGTGGTCCGGATGACCATCGTCCCGGCGGTGATGTCGCTGCTCGGCAAGGTGGCCTGGTGGCTGCCGCGTTGGCTGGACCGGATCCTGCCCAACGTCGACATCGAGGGCGAGAAGCTGCGCGCCAAGCTCGACGACAAGGCGCACGCCAACACCTGACGGCATGCGTGAAAGGAAGGGTCCCCTGCTAACGCCTCGTGCATAGCAGGGGACCCTTCCTAACATCAGCACCCCGAGCGCCCGCACCCCACCCCGCAGCGCGAGCGCGCGTTCAGACGCCCGCTGGATAGGTCTCCATCTCGCCCGGTGTGGTCAGCGCGGGCAGCGGATGCAGGGCGGTGGCCTCGTCACACCAGACGAAGGCGTCGTACCGGTCCCCCAGCCGGGTCGGCACGTAGTTGCCCCACGACTCGAACGACGGGTCGTAGACCACGCCGATCGCCCGGTGGTCGAGCGTGTCGGTGACCCAGCCGGGCTGGTCCGGGCCGCCGAAGACCAGCACCGCCCGGTCCGGCATCAGCTCGTGCAGCCGGTGCTCCAGCGAGCCGGGGCGGGCCGGCGGCACCACCATCGCCTCCGCCGGGGACCCCCAGCGCGGTGCCGCCGTCACCGTGCCGTGATAGCTGCCGAAGCCGATCAGGGCCACCCCGTCCGGTCCGTACCGCTCCCGGGCCAACTGGCCGATGGTGAGCATCCCGTCGTCGGCCATGTCGGTGGCCCGCGCGTCGCCGACGTGCGTGTTGTGCGCCCAGACCACACCCCGGGCACCCGGCCCGTAGCGGTCCAGCAACCGGTCCAGGGTGTCGGCCATGTGGCCGTCCCGGATGTTCCACGACCCCGGCCCGCCGGCCACCATCTCCCGGTAGTACCGCTCCGCGCCGGCCACCACCTCCGCGTTCTGCCAGGCCGAGAAGGCGCCCGGCCCGTCCGTGGCGGCGTGTTCGCGGGTACGCGCCAGCAGCCGCACCACCTCCTCCTCGCAGCGGGCGGAGACGAAGCGGCTGGCCAACCCGTACTCCTCGACCTGCTTGCCGTACGGCTCGAAGCACCGGTAGGCGTCCTGGGCGGCCTCCAGCGACGCCGGGTCCTCCTCGCCGAGGTAGTCGAAGATCGCCTGCATGGACTCCCAGAGGCTGTACACGTCCAGCCCGTGGAACCCGGCCCGGGACGTCTCGGGCCGTTCCAGGTTCCAGGCTCGAAGCCAGCGGCAGAACCGGGCCACCTCGGCGTTGGACCACATCCACGTCGGCCAGCGTTCGAAGCGTTCCAGCGCGGTCTGCGGCTCCGTCGCCCCACCCGACGCAGCAGTCACCGACCGGTTCACCCGGTCGCAGTCCGGCCAGTCCCCCTCCACCGCGACGAAGCTGAACCCGCACTCGGCGATCAACCGCCGGGTCAGCTGTTCCCGGATGCGGTAGTAGTCGTGGCTGCCGTGCGTGGCCTCGCCGATCATCACCACCCGGACGTCCCGGACTCGCTCCAGCAACGGGTCGAGGTCGCTCGGTGCGCCGAGCCGCTGTACCAGCATGCCTGCGGCTACCCGGCACCCCCGGCAGCAAACCCGGGGGTGTGCCGGGCGCCTCGGGCGGGTAGGCCGTCAGCATGACCGACAG
Above is a window of Verrucosispora sp. NA02020 DNA encoding:
- a CDS encoding isocitrate lyase/phosphoenolpyruvate mutase family protein, which codes for MTSTAIDRAAALRALHRPGEPLVLPNAWDAGSARAVADAEFPAVATGSAAVAESLGYADGERTPPAEMFAAVARIARAVTVPVTADLERGYGLPPAELVERLLDAGAVGLNLEDSEPAGGAMVDTEKQADLLAEIRAAAGSAGVPVVLNARVDVFLQQAGDPARRLAEAIRRARRYLAAGADCVYPIVLADAADLRTFVAEVPGPVNVLARPAAPTLAELASLGVARISYGSAVYAAIRAHTARLLATVAAGERLA
- a CDS encoding DUF305 domain-containing protein — protein: MTEQTGGAAPRPASRTLRYLTLAVTALMLLAVGWTAATLAAGRTPGEESAEAGFARDMSRHHAQAVEMAMLAYAKGQDPAIRQMGYDMALTQQAQIGHMQRWLQEWDLLPTGTRPAMEWMPDGVRVDANGLMPGMATREQITQLHEAQGAEVDRLFIDLIIKHHLGGIHMVDGLLKTSDRAEVVRMAEAMKQAQQKEINELRKLQQAAG
- a CDS encoding metallophosphoesterase, which produces MSNISGAKKLFVIMPFGLKRLPSGLMHDFDRFYHGILRPVAQDAGWSVFRADEITEPGTIVNQAFRHLQAADVVVADISSPNGSVYYELGVRQAISPGKTILVAVHGTELPFDLKSQRVLFYSPQFDQDPRFRFAYREALISDSPHVHNPVRDALSDLGLNFHPRTDRVAFEQELHHKIERSRNIEQLLAVWHWARQSGDLPTGALLSLSNRLAAEGDYASAVQVLDAAFPEADGDWEVHRQRGFYLRKLTRLDAAEVALNRAYELNPSDPETLGMLGGALKRQGRYAEALRLYQQGATLSPTSLYLAVACAGMLAIADPGNPEPALARYRQLLDEIDSRPGQETDSWANLVRAEAHFVLGDVEAARRFGRAAVRYGAERLHLESTADQILMLHANGLPLRDADGFARWLVDGARDPASTTVEERGAPATDPDFPRRMIFHISDVHFGSITEGGSRIDVHRFADTENSDRLSVELTREFHGALKRSGCAASDAVLVVSGDSTYTGRQDEFDLVRQFLTELCENTGMDRSQVVLVPGNHDIDWLQTKSNRANRFDNYLTFAHQFYGEELFHEVYPRIEWDLRTSGTRPEAREIVYRRTDRTMTVVGLNSCIFEDDQNHYGYIGKRQLDIVKDLLEQEPPENVRVAVMHHHLHPFPEPLEPRRGDAVVLDLSTVRDAGLVEQRLERLGFSLLLHGHKHKPQLRETLVRIPQNDSSVTPRPLIVSGCGSTGVSQHELEHNQPNHFAVLELAQPVRVPGADFLVIEWRELAVAPGAEWVTKQRWTIKG
- a CDS encoding DNA polymerase domain-containing protein, which gives rise to MSRGDETRDGVALTNLDQALFDGSGAIKRDLVDYLDAVADRLVPHLRGRPLSVVRVRPGQPPFMQKNLPRYTPDWVRRTPVWAEASHREIAYALCDDRRTLLWFANQRAVEYHPTLAVVDDLSRPTHLVLDLDPPSDGGFGAGVAAALLVRQALADAGLTGAVKTSGAKGVHVFVPIAAGPDAEELAAATRALAARAERLDPALATTAFIREDRAGKVFVDPTRSGGATVVSVYSARLRPGVPVSFPVPWADLESVAPADFTIRTVPGLLADGDPWAEAMPSPQPLPADLVEEGRTIPVPRVQAMHEGRRRARARRAEGG
- a CDS encoding winged helix-turn-helix domain-containing protein: MGVALRDARRSVTSWCRRHTIGGDGTVAAVRRGQRQSESGALSREQELELIDTLRGVHPDEFGLDEELWTRQSLHTLIEQHFGLTLDAGVVGAYLRAWGLGPREPRERACGLCVGAVERWVRGEYPAITRAAQEHLAEVYWLGRVRLRGTMPAADVISAVSSRGRVRFMVTTPSVDPALPRDFVLRLSGTEQRTVHLIVDGSWARNEWPRRLPRRIVPHPLPSCGRTQAA
- a CDS encoding DUF3105 domain-containing protein, producing MSISTPGGPQRRPTVVSTGKKPAAGRPAAGDKPTGDKTGSGKPATPRSGGGKGPRKPITPVKVSQGRSWGPIALFVAVGVLATSIIGFGAWATFKGSQSWQDKAAAIDGVVNFRESDPESIANQEHRAGKIEYPHSPPVGGPHNNTWQRCQGDVYTAPIANEHALHSLEHGAVWITYRPDLPEADVAKLADIIRGNDFMLMSPYEGLDKPVSIQAWGYQLKVDDAGDSRLKEFATVLAQNASMEPGVPCSSGNYTTGTGTEPREMQPTQGG
- a CDS encoding DoxX family membrane protein — encoded protein: MTIHHGTRRSIERPLEHAEMPGAMLTVTAARALAVLRVATGLIFLWAFLDKTFGFGYATPAERAWINGGSPTRGFLANVEVGPLQSISHTIAGTWWANVLFMVGLAAIGVALVAGVGLRVAAASGTVMMALMWLAEFPLARFTAAGDPTGSTNPLVDYHLIYAVALIALAAAYAGHTWGLGRIWARLPFVQRHRWMI